A stretch of the Desulforamulus ferrireducens genome encodes the following:
- a CDS encoding formate dehydrogenase accessory protein FdhE codes for MDARTRTEKLAGFFLELMDLENVTPSLECKVSFKPEQVQKWSQGQAALAIAPPEFDLAKAFRHFCSVAKACQRWQVGPQPVTDELLINLEELSQEQRQELILSLFMVEHKNYKVVEKLKAPAGLLEFIAYNAFKPLLKNYRDLALGQLAISEWFKGYCPICGDQPTLAKLTGEDGHRELYCQRCETSWRYERMGCPYCNEVTPAEASFFTLDDNKQYRVYLCDRCNSYLKTVDERECGEVDLFCEDLATSALDEIAQAEGYQRGNNRLLL; via the coding sequence ATGGATGCCAGAACCCGCACAGAGAAGTTAGCTGGTTTTTTCCTCGAACTAATGGATCTGGAGAATGTTACCCCGTCATTAGAGTGTAAGGTTAGTTTTAAGCCTGAACAAGTTCAAAAATGGAGCCAGGGCCAAGCGGCCCTGGCCATAGCCCCACCGGAATTTGATCTGGCTAAAGCTTTTAGACACTTTTGTTCTGTGGCCAAGGCCTGTCAAAGATGGCAAGTTGGACCACAGCCCGTAACAGATGAGTTATTAATTAACCTAGAAGAATTATCCCAGGAGCAAAGACAAGAATTGATCTTGTCCTTGTTCATGGTAGAACATAAGAACTATAAGGTTGTTGAAAAGCTAAAAGCTCCGGCAGGGCTGTTGGAGTTTATTGCCTACAACGCTTTCAAACCCCTTTTAAAGAATTACAGGGACCTAGCCTTGGGTCAGTTAGCCATCAGTGAGTGGTTCAAGGGATATTGCCCAATTTGTGGGGATCAGCCGACCCTGGCCAAACTTACTGGTGAGGATGGGCATCGTGAGTTATACTGCCAACGCTGTGAAACAAGTTGGCGCTATGAACGCATGGGCTGTCCTTACTGCAATGAGGTTACTCCCGCCGAAGCTTCCTTTTTTACCCTTGATGATAACAAACAATACCGGGTTTATCTTTGTGATAGATGTAACAGCTACTTAAAAACTGTGGACGAACGGGAATGCGGCGAAGTTGATCTGTTTTGTGAGGATTTAGCCACTTCTGCATTGGATGAAATAGCCCAAGCCGAGGGATACCAGAGGGGAAACAATCGATTACTGCTTTAG